The region GTAAACAGCTTATCAAGAGGACACGCCGCAATGAACTGCTGTGGTTTGAAGGTCAAAGGAAGTCAACACGCTACTAAATGGGGGTCTCTACTAAAGTGGCAATTCCGTGtgtgttatgtatgtatgtatgtatgtatgtaatatgTTTTCATGTTAACATctcctgtgtctctgctgggtggTAACTCTTCATATTTTTGTCCAGGAGCCAGTGCCCTTCGTCAGCTGCGGAGGTCTGTTCGAGTGCGAGGTCTCCTGTGCCTCAGTAAGCTGCGTCATCGAGGGCTCTCCGTCCGTAGGGGGCGCTCTGCTGATAGTACTTCTGGTACTGGAGACTCCCCGGGTTTACTGctggatgttctgcagcagcagaggtGAGGCAGCGCCCCTGAACGCTGGTCTGGTTCTTGCGGCCTCTGTCCGGGCCTCGTGTCTCATGACTGTGTTTCTCTTCCTGCAGGTTGCTACAGCTTTCTCTCTCCATTCCCACCACGTCCCCCGCAGATCCTCCATCTTCACCGCTCCCCGATAATCCTGCAGATTGTTACTTGGAGCCCACATTTCTGACAGAAGCCCAGGTGTGGCCCCTGGCACCTATGACCTGTAGTGTGGACTGCGGATCCCCTGCTGTGCAATGAacgatggggggagtagtagaaatagttgaacttttttttttacctcgtaCCTGCTCCTTGGCAGAGGGCCTTGCAATATATCAAATGCACAGAAGGGGTCGCTCTGTTCCTGGAGTGGGTCCATGCAGCACTGACTGGGATGAAGCAATAACCAGAAGCACAGAACAAATTGGTTATTTTTCTTTCTGTCTAAAGTAATTATTTTGACTTTGTATGGCGATATCTGGACGCCATGACACCGGTGATGTGCGCTGGAGCTACAATACGTGGATCTTAGAAAGCTGCTAATTCACCAGATGAATCCTGTTCTATGTTCCCCAAGTCTCCTCAGCGACCGTCAGATGTACCCCTCACCCATCGTGTCTGCCCCCTACAGCTGCCTCTCCTCTGTTCCCCTCACCCACCCCTGACCTCGTCCTCCGGTGAGGGTCTATGTGTTGAGTATTTTCCTGCACAGTTGCGGGACTGAAGGACACTAACGGGTCAATGACTCATTTCTACTGATACGAGTAAATAAATTATTTTTCATACATGATGGGAGTGATTGTTGTcttgtaaagaaaagaaaaatgctgcaaaatcgcCATGAGTGTTTTGTAGGCGCTAAAGACGCTACCCGTGGGATGCCGCTTGCCGTGAAAACCCCCGGGGTTGCCAGATATTTCTTTCTGTAAAGCCAAGTCCATAAATTGTCTGTTTGCAAAAATGCAACAgccaaacgaaaaaaaaaatatttggaatcCCGTCTGAAAGTTCAATTTACTAAATTTATTTATCAAGCATGGAGAACGCCATCAGAAAAAAGAGCGCAAAGCcagaatattttatttatttatttttaaatggtcctctccaagaaaaaaaaaagtaataaaaagttaacaaaaagtcatatgtatcccaaaatggtgctaatagaaactacaggtcatcccgtcttcaccccaccccctcccttcaCACACACAAATCACACTTGTGTTGGCTCTTTTACCATTTTGTAGCACTGCAAAAGTTTTTAGGTGTTTTCCAACAAATTGGCCccttatattgtacattaaatggcacaAATTGAAAAATCGGAGTTGCCCCGCACTAAAAGAAGCCCTCAGTTGTCTCGAATGAAGAATAAAGAAGTTATAATTTTTAAAAGGTGTTTAGAagaaataaaaactggaaaaatggcTTAGGAGTGAAAGTGTTAAATCCAGAGATTCCGAAACCTGCCCTGAGGTAGTTCtgttcacacagctgagggtttgtgacCATGTAGGAAGGTTGTGCCGCTGTGTTTAGCTGACAGAGGTTGCCTGTTCACCATGTTGATGGgtgctggttagagatgagcgagcatactctataaggcaaactactcgagcgagtagtgccttattcgagcactgcccgctcgtctctaaagattcggctgccggcgcgggtgacaggtgagttgcggcggtgagcaggggaaagtgagggggagagagagatctcccctccgttcctccctgctctcctccgccgctccatgactgccgccggcacccgaatctttagagacgagcgggcagtactcgaataaggcactactcgctcgagtagttttccTTTAGCgggtatgctggctcatctctagtgccggaTCATTGGAAAAAGGGCAGCGTTGCTTAAATGTTAACCCTTAGGCAGGCGTATTTGTGTACGCAAAAGTTGCATGCgaaatatgcagagaatatagccaattgatttcaatggattcattacGCACATATTTGTTTTTCTGCGGTCGCGCCAAAAAACCCCGCAACATGCTTtactttcctgtgcatttgtgcaccaaagaccctatagaagtcaatggggatgtgcaaatgtgtgcaaaatacgctagatgtgcgcaggaaaaagaacacgtctggaactcattaaactagTTAGCCATTTCactagatgcatttttttttgttttgtcgcGTGCAAATATACGCCTTTGTGATACTGGCCTTAGCTggtgccattaaccctttccaatccactgtctgacgtctgaagacattcttattgaaggatatacagctccgatgtcgaaagacgtccggcagggtattcttactgtatattactagccgctctgttgtcgggggcctcttcagcatgtcccataccgcagtactggctctagccagcagatggtgccattgtataatgggagaaagagaaagtcccctaggaaactttcaatccaaaattggattgcaaagggttaatgcttacGATGACTGACACCAGCATCTTAAAACGGTACTGTATCCAGGTGCAGCCTGGCCATTGGCAGTAAATATTGAGCATTTCTAGCAGCAGCGAGTGCCCATGTACTAGTACCCtgaggctatattcacacagggcggtatttgctgctggTTGTCCACAGCGGTCCCGCACCGCAAAATCCACctaaaatggtgtggattttaacatggatttaaagggaattcccccccccccccttcctcattAGAAGAGGTGGAAACTGCACCCAAAATCCGGTACTATAGATATGCCATATATTATAATTCGCACCACGGTTTTTACATGGCTTTTGTGCAGATTTTctccgcagcatgtggacaagattctGAAAATCGtagccactttgctgctactgtaaatcccGTGGAGGGTCCGCctcgtgtgaacatagccttaaggtGCTTCCCAAAAGGTATATTCGCTCTGGGCTTTCTGTAGCAGAAAATTCACAGTGGCCGAATCCGCACCAAAATGGTGCATATTTTGCTGCGAGTTTCAACTTTTGCCTTTCAAAGGTTGAAGTCCGCAGAATTTAGAATCTGCAGCTTATTTCAAATATGTTGCGGATTCTGGGTGAAAATTTTCTGCTTCATGTGGGAATGGTTTATCCTGTCCCCGTGGCCCGTGCTGTAAAAGCTGCCGATTTGCTGGAGCATTTACGTCTTGTGCGAAGGAACCCCAAATGTAATGCAGACAACTGCAATTGTAGTTACGAGAAAAACCGCGCCAGCAGTTACATGACATCATGAGACACAGACACCAAGCGGCTGATATCAGGAAATCTTTATTGCTGGTTTGGCCCTGCAGTCTGTACACAGAAGAGCAGAGGCTTGGGGTAGACATTAGGGTGGGGTGTAAGGAAAGGATCGCAGGTGAGGACCGGAAGGtggctggtttaggaggagggagCTGAGGTGGGCTTCTCCTCACGGGATACGGGGATGGGTCTCTCGCTGTGGCTTGAATCCAGGTTGGAAGACAGTTTGGGACCAGAGAAGGTCAAGATGCCGTCGGCAGAGAGGGAGCAGCTAATTGAGGACTGGTCCACGCTTGATGGGAGGCGATAACGGCGATGGAACTCGCGGGAGATGTATCCGTGATCGTCCTGAACAGAGAGAACGTGTCGGTTACACATATATAACCTACACCAGTGAATGAATCCCATCCCACCAATGTCATGTCACACCAGCAACTGCTCAATATGCAACAGTACAACATTTCATGAATGAATAGAAGATACATGAGATATACAGTAAAATGTTGATGCATTCAGGCTACATTGACTATCACTGGGGGAGGTTGTGATAGCTCTCCTGCCTTGTGTTTAGTTCTATTCTGCCCAGATTCTTGTCACTGTCCGTGCTTGTGAGATAtgttagagtgtaagctcttggtGATAGTGCTTCTTGCCACGTATATAATGTGCTGGCTCCACATTGTAAGTGGAATACCAGCCTCAATTTACACTGGTTCCGTTCAACTATCCATCCGAGGCTTTACCCTTAGGGCACAATATCATCCATCCACTCATCCTTGTGAGTCTATGCCCTAATGGCACACCAGTTATCTATCACTACATCCATTCAAACATGGCTCTGCTCTAAGTACCCATCAGTCATCCATTCATCATTCCATCCATATAGTCGTGGCTCTGCACTGATGATATGTCACCCATCCATCCACCTGAGGCCCTGATGGCACATCAGTCATCAATCTATCCAAGGCTTTAACCTGATAATACAACAGTCATCTATTCatcaccccaaccatccatggcTCTGCCTTGAGGAAATGTCACCCATCCACTAGAGAATCTGTCCGGAGTACACATCAGTTATCTATCCACCCATCCATCCAAGGCTTTGCACTGATGTCACATCAGTCATCCATCTGACACTCTGCCCTAAGGACACATCAATCAACCATCCATCACTCCATTAGTGCATCCATCTCTAGCTCAGCCCTGAGTACATATTAGTCATCCATCCATCACTCCATCCATACATACAAGACTCTGTCCTTAGGACACAACAGTCATTCATTCACTCATCCACATGAGTCTATGCCCTGATGGCACATCAGTTATCCATCTATCACTCCGTCCATTCATACGACTCTGCCCTAAGTACCCATCAGTCATCCATTCATCATTGCATCCATACATTCATGGCTCTGCCCTGAGGACACATCACCCATCCATCCGAGGCTCTTCCCTGAGGACACATCAGTCATCCATCATTTCATGGATCCATACATAGCTCTGCCCTGAGGACACATCACCCATTCACCACTCCAACCATCCACCTGAGGTTTTAGCCTGAGAAGACATCATCCATCCATGATTCTGTCCTTAGGAAATATTACTCACCTGTCTTTCATTGTGTTTTCCATGGATCTCCACAAACTCATCCAAAAGTTTCACCGTCAGATCCTCAGGAGAAAAATGCTTCACGTCCAAGTTAATCATAAAACGCTCGCGGTCTGAGCGCACCTGTAATAAGAGACAAATAGGTTAGTATAGCTTATCCACCAGGCTACTCGCTGCCATACCAGGAACTAAAGCCAGACATTATATATATCCATCTAGAATGAATGTGATGAATACGTGAGATGAGTTCCTGTTATTATATAGAACATTAGTGACCTCTAATACAAAGGACAGATAACCATTAGGCCCAATCTCCACAACAAGAAGCAAAAAACTTAACGGGCAAATGAAGACTATAGGAAAGACTATGGTGGAGTCTGTGAGGGCATTGCGGGAGTTTAATTTTGTAACATCCCCACATTGGGGAGCATTGCCCTACATGAGCCTCCACCCATAATGGTTCTACTAGTAGTAGGATGTGTGCATCCCAGGGACCACACTTTAGGCTATTCTTGACTGTTCGCCCTCACCTCAGAGATGCCAGAATCCATATAACCCCTGAAGAGGCTCTGCCTGTAGTAAGGGCTGATGGTGGAGGAGAAGAAGGGGTACAGGTCATAATCAAACATCCCTTCTCCGAACATCTGGTCAAAGAGGCGATTGGGATAGAAAGGGCCCAGGGCACGCTTGAACCAGGGGTGCTGAATAGTGATGTCCATGGTTGAGACGTGAAGCCAGACACAGACCTATGTACCACAATGTACAGCCACCCTCTTATATACCAGAAAAGGGGAGGCGGATCACACATTCACAGGGGGAGGGATTCCACAGAGCCCTCCAGAGAGACATGACTTCATCCACATTTAACGGTCAGCAAATTTCTCTGTCTGACCTGGGGCACAGTGTCTGCCTGGCCAGCTTCTCCTGTGCCAGCAAAATCCCTAAACTACTGAATGGGGATCACAATGGCCAGGTCACAGGAATATGAAGAAGACAGTGAAAAAGTAGTCATAACTATCCTTATCTATCATAGAGGAACTAGAAGATGGGAAGTGAGCTCGTCATTACATGATGGGGAACCAAGATCTTGTAGATATAGTTACATCGTGAATAACCCAGATGAGATCTCACAGATACGGGATGAGGAACCCAGATGAGATCTCACAGATACAGGATGAGGAACCCAGATGAGATCTCACAGATACAGGATGAGGAACCCAGATGAGATCTCACAGATACAGGATGAGGAACCCAGATGAGATCTCACAGATACAGGATGAGGAACCCAGATGAGATCTCACAGATACAGGATGAGGAACCCAGATGAGATCCCACAGATACAGGATGAGGAACCCAGATAAGATCTCACAGATACAGGATGAGGAACACAGATGAGATCTCACAGATACAGGATGAGGAACCCAGATGAGATCTCACAGATACAGGATGAGGAACCCAGATGAGATCTCACAGATACAGGATGAGGAACCCAGATGAGATCCCACAGATACAGAATGAGGAACCCAGATGAGATCTCACCAATACAGGATGAGGAACACAGATGAGATCTCACAGATACAGGACAAGGAACCCAGATGAGATCTCACAGATAGTTCTATCATGAGGAAACCAGATGTCGTTTTCGGATGTATTTTTGTTCACACATTGGCATATctgactgtactttttgcgtccgCAAGACATGTTTATTTGTACGCGGGAAAAAAATACACGCCAATTGAAAcgcctaattagtctaatgacaccagatgtgttctttttcctgcacaattacacagtgtttcatgcatctctttTACGTATTTccacattcacttctatggagatTTTGGGTGTGCAAATACTCgtgaaaatagatcatgctgcgttttgtttttttgttcgaCCCAAATGAGCaggaaaaatatgtgcatgtgaacgaacaggttctattctctgcgtactgcacaaatatgcccatgtgaagggggcctcaAAGTATTGGCCAAACTCCAGGCCTCAAATACAAACAAAGTTCATGATACAAACTCAGATTCAGGCTAGGTGCACAGTTGTGTTACAAAAATCGTTTATTTCATGTCTGCAAAAAAGGGCGTTTTTTCATATGTGTGCAGTTCCGTATTTCATCTCCATGCAGTCCATGagtcaagattttttttttacttccgtttgtcatccatttttcatgtTCACAAAAAAACCTGAAAGAAACCCAattcttttttcttgcatttatcAAGAAAAATGGACAGCACATAGACTGTACACAGATGGCATCTGAGTCCGGTCCGTTTTTTTCTATCCCCATTGCTTTAATGGGAGAGTCTAGTCTGTAAAAAGAATTGGAACAGTGCATGCGATGAGCAGTCCGTGTCTGCGTGAAAAAACTCagcagagtattgccacatagagggtatttgcataaattacccagaggcgcATGCATGGCCtaataagcctcctcactcacctttcaggtgtcttctcacaccccttctcggtgctttccttggggagagatggtgccatcccccaacccacttGCCCCCTaagcacactttttgggtgctctccttaaggagaggcagcacccttcttgacccattaTAGGCCTTTCTCCAACCAAACCAGaaccctactgcacactgatgagaggcaaacaccctgaaatagctgtctgtgtatggattctggcttggtttacccttcccaatcattgttttacaggcttgttaaaaagtcgttcattgatttgaaggaatgctgccatcctataggaggcactgcagaggtatagttccatctttcttatttgccacATAGAATAATATGGGTTCCTTTTCTAGGTCAGACTCCAATAATACCCGTATAATGGGGTCTCAGGGTTATATAAATGGGCCCAAAAgtcagggctcattcatatgggcaTAGGCAATTTCGGTTCATGAAAAACGGACCCAATTCACTGTGTATATGTGCATTTTTTCCTTATAGGCGTATGTCATCACTTTTTCatgtgcgcaagaaaaacgcacagAAACGTACGTCTGGCTAAGCGTATGCATAGTTTGACTACGATTAAACCATTATAAGCTATGGATCTGTGAAAAGCTACGTGTTCATccattttttttggacaaaaaaagtGCGCACTTCACAGATGAACATGCTGCGGACAGCCCCATGAAGAAACGGACATGGCTAAATATATACcgcattttttgctttataagacacatcggatgataagacgcacccccgttttagagagggaaaatggggaaaaaaacatttttaattaaccCAGGGACACTGCAGGGTTAGTGCCAGGCGACAGAGCAGAAGGCACAGCAGAGGTCTCAAATACCGGAGCTCCGTGTCAGAGCGGCGCTTGTtcggcaggaggaagggaagaagccgattggtggaggcagggaagcagcagcagttctcaccggtgctcaccaccaatcagcagcacgtatgggcggcagtggggaggagagagaactgGTAACTGATCACCAGTTTGTTCACATGACCGCGATTTTGTTAGCGCAATCGTGCGTTTAAACTCGCGATCATGTGAACAAATGGCGATGCGACACATTTCGGCACTTTCGTTTTGGGGGAAAGAGAAgtgtgtcttataaagcaaaaaatagggTATGTATAACAACAATTACTGACATTTAAGCAAGCATAGCCAATATAACATACTGATGGGTAGTAATAATACTCCTCTAGTGATTATATTATACTATTACTGCATGCTGGGAATAACCCATTTCACCTTGTAGCGCCCCCTAGGCCAGCGGACTGCCAGATGTAGATACTCTGCGTACAACCAATGTCCTTACTATGGTGTCCTGCCTCTGGTTGGAGGCAGCTCACAATAACATAGGACCCCGCAGAGCACTCCGCAACAGAGCCCCTCGCCTGGAAAAAGGGACATAAAGACCCACAAGTAGCAACAGTTTAGGGTTAAACAGCAGAACCGA is a window of Eleutherodactylus coqui strain aEleCoq1 chromosome 4, aEleCoq1.hap1, whole genome shotgun sequence DNA encoding:
- the CRYAA gene encoding alpha-crystallin A chain; the protein is MDITIQHPWFKRALGPFYPNRLFDQMFGEGMFDYDLYPFFSSTISPYYRQSLFRGYMDSGISEVRSDRERFMINLDVKHFSPEDLTVKLLDEFVEIHGKHNERQDDHGYISREFHRRYRLPSSVDQSSISCSLSADGILTFSGPKLSSNLDSSHSERPIPVSREEKPTSAPSS